The Paenibacillus beijingensis nucleotide sequence CAACGCCGGTGTGGCGTTTACCCGCCAGCTCTGGAACATGCTGGAGCTTGCCGAGGCGATGACGGTCGGAGCGCTGCTGCGCGACGAAAGCCGCGGCGCCCACTACAAGCCGGAGTTTCCGGAGCGCGACGACGACCGATTCCTGAAGACGACGATTGCGAAGTGGACGCCGGAAGGTCCGCAAATTTCGTACGAAGAAGTGGACGTCTCGCTTATTCCTCCGCGCAAACGCGACTATTCGGGCTCTCATTAATCCGTGTGAAAGAAAGGAGAATGAACATGGCTGAAACGACTACGGCAGCGAAAACAATCAAGCTGATCATTTCCCGGCAGGATGCTCCGGATAAGCAGCCCTATACGGAAGAGTTCGAAATCCCTTACCGTTCCGGCATGAATGTCATCAGCGCGCTGATGGAAATCCAGCGCAACCCGACGAAAGCCGACGGGCAAAAGACGACCCCGGTCTGCTGGGAGTCCAATTGTCTCGAGGAAGTGTGCGGCGCGTGCTCCATGGTGATCAACGGCAAGCCGCGCCAGGCGTGCAGCGCCCTGATCGACAAGCTGGAGCAGCCGGTCCGCGTCGAGCCGATGCGCACGTTCCCGGTTGTGCGCGATCTCGTTATTGACCGCGAGCGGATGTTTAACGCGCTTAAGCGCGTGAAAGCGTGGATTCCGATCGATGGAACGTACGATCTCGGTCCCGGTCCGCGGCTCGCGGAAACGAAGCGGCAGTGGGCCTACGAGCTGTCCAAGTGCATGACGTGCGGCGTTTGTCTGGAAGCTTGTCCGAACGTGAACGACCGCAGCAGCTTCATCGGTCCGGCAGCGATCTCGCAGGTGCGCCTGTTTAACACCCATCCGACGGGCGAAATGAACAAGGACGAGCGGCTGGAGGCGCTGATGGAAGACGGCGGCATCGAAGGCTGCGGCAACTCGCAGAACTGCGTCCGCTCCTGCCCGAAAGGCATTCCGCTGACGACCTCGATTGCGGCGATCAACAAAGACACGACCAAGCAGCTGTTCAAGAAATGGCTTGGCGTTTAATCGAAGCATTTAGCCCTTCCCGGCGAGCGGGAAGGGCTTTCTTTTTTAGGTGCAGTCGGAGCGGGAGCGGGTTTTCCGCCTCGTTTTTGTTTAGTTATGGCCGCAGGGTTTGGGAGAATCTTGAGGTAGGGGGAGTCTTCGAGCAGTGAACGGAAGCGAACGCCTTATGAAACTGGCCTAAGGAATCGTAAAACAGTTATTTCAGGAATAATGAGATTTCTTGAGCGGTAACGAACCCTACAATCATTATTTCATAAAAAAACAACCCAACCGAGTCGATCGGAATCGAATAGTGAATCTCCGGTTCGTTAGAGATTGGAACAGGTTCAATATGTACAAATAACGATGGCTCGGTTCGTTAGCCAATATCATCAGCATTCATAACTCGCTTGCCAAGGAATCCATCGTTTCGGTCGGTCAGCCTCAGGATTATCCGTATTTGTACTCATATAACAAAGGATTACAGGCTTTTTTAGGTGCAGTTGGAGCATCTTTGTGCTGTCAATGAAATCATGACGATGAATTTCTCGTTTACTGGAATTGATCATATTCAATTGGCAGCTCCTGAAGGCTGCGAAACGGCGGCAAGAAGTTTTTTTGCAGAATTGCTAGGCTGGGCTGAAATTCCGAAACCCGAAAACTTAAGAAAGCGCGCCGGGGTTTGGTTTCAGTGCGGACAGCATCAAGTTCATATCGGGGTTCAGAACGATTTTGTTCCTGCCGCAAAAGCACATCCGGCGTTTCAAGTCGTACAGCTGGATCATCTTCGTCAGCATTTAATCAGTCAAAATATACAAGTGACGGATGACGATGCGAGAAAACGACGAGGGCGTTAAACGATTCTACATAAACGACCCGTTCGGCAATCGTCTTGAATTTCTTGAATGGTTCTAAAATCTGCTTCCTACCGGGAAGCCAAAGGGCTGAAAAGTTTGTTTTCACGACCTGAAACGATCCCAAGCGAACATAAAAAAACCGATAGGTGCGCGCTCCGGCTTCACCGTACAATGAAATGGAAAAAAGATAGCGCATAAACAACCGGCAATCCTCTGTTTGGACCCGGATATCGAAGCGGAGTATTCCCCTTTCAGGAGTGAAAGCGATCCATGCATAATGACCTGCAAACCAAGCAAGGCACGCGGCAGGCCGCGGAGCAAAGCTTGTTCGCGCCGGCGCTGCTCGTGATGTACGCGGATACGTTTATGATAGCGGTCGGTTTTTTTATGTTCGTACCGATACTCGGCTATTATTTTATTAATGAACTGGGCTGGAGCGCCGCCTTGTCGGGAGGCGTGCTGGCAATTAGCGGCGTTACGCAGCAGGGCTTCAAATTTCTGTGCGGCGTCTTTGCCGACCGGATCGGCTACAAGCGGGCGATCTTGCTAGGG carries:
- the sdhB gene encoding succinate dehydrogenase iron-sulfur subunit, encoding MAETTTAAKTIKLIISRQDAPDKQPYTEEFEIPYRSGMNVISALMEIQRNPTKADGQKTTPVCWESNCLEEVCGACSMVINGKPRQACSALIDKLEQPVRVEPMRTFPVVRDLVIDRERMFNALKRVKAWIPIDGTYDLGPGPRLAETKRQWAYELSKCMTCGVCLEACPNVNDRSSFIGPAAISQVRLFNTHPTGEMNKDERLEALMEDGGIEGCGNSQNCVRSCPKGIPLTTSIAAINKDTTKQLFKKWLGV